DNA from Terriglobales bacterium:
CAATTTGAATGGCAGACGATATAGCGAAGCTGAGTGGCGTGAATATTTCCGACAGGATGACGTGGTGCTTTTGACAGCCTCATACCGGGATAAGTTCGGACCCTTGGGTGAGATCTGCGCACTGCTGGGACGTAAGCTCAGCAACCGTCGCTTTATTGTCGACTCGTGGGTTATGAGTTGTCGGGCGTTGTCGCGACGAATTGAATACGGATGTCTTTCATACATCTTCAAGCACTTCGAGCCGACCAGCATCCTGCTGAATTGGACGAAGACCTCTCGGAATGGGCCTTTGTGCGAGTTTCTTGGCGCTTTCGGAACGCTGCGCCGACCATTCTGCTTGTCTCGCGAAAGGTTCGAGGCAATTTGTCCTCCGTTATTCCATTTAGTGGAGGCAAGCGTAGATGAATGATATCGAGGGACGCTTGCTTCGATGTTTCGCGGCGGCTTTTCCAGAGGTGGCGGAAAATGAGCTAACCATTCTGGCGCCGGAGAGCACTGAACAATGGGATTCGGAGGCGATGGCGGTTCTTCTGGCACTGATCCAGGAAGAGTTCGGTTTTGAAATCGATGCGCCCGAAGAACTCGAACATTTGCAATCATTCTCCGGCATCTACGGTTACGTATGCAGCAGGTTAGCCTGCGGGGAGGCTCAATAACCATGGACTGTCAGCATAGCTTGGAAAACCTGCGAATCTGCGAAACATCGCGCTCGCGACAAAACTAAGATGCTGCAACGTAGAGGGGGAAGCTTTACTCCACACAATTCTCTCGCGATTTTTGTGATCATGGTTCTGGCGACGTCGGGATGCTTCGGAGGAACGCCGGTTCAAACGCAGGTGGTTACCAGGCAAGCTGAGTCGGTAGATTCGGGACCATACAAGATCGGCCGCGACGATGTCCTCGATGTTTTCGTGTGGAAGGACAAACAACTCAGTGGCCGGATCACCGTGGACAGCGACGGCACTGTCACACTGCCGCTCATTGGCCAGGTGAAAGCGGCGGGCCTGACTACGAAGGAGTTGCAAACCGATTTGACCGCTCGCTATGCCCGTTTCGTCCATGACCCGAAGGTAACCGTCCAGGTATTCGATCCGGCGAGCCGGGTGTTCTACGTGCTGGGCGAAGTCTCCAAACCTGGGATGTACAAGCTCATGTCTGGCGAGACGCTCTCACAGGCGCTGGCTGCGGCCGGCGGTCCGACTGAGTACGCGAACCTGCGAAGGATCAAGATCGTCCGTCGCAAGGACGACGCGCAGACCGAAATGACAGTCAATTACAGTGGAGTTCGGAGTGGCGACCTGAGAGCCGATGTCGCACTAGAGCGCGGAGATACGATCACGGTGCCGTGATGGAAGTTCGTCGAGTCGTCATCTGTTGGGCGCTCGCGGTGATGATGTTCGCTTCGGTTTGCTCAGCCTTGGGCGCCGAGATTTCGCTATGGCCGATGGCTGAGTTGGACGAGATCTACGACGACAACGTGAACTTAACTCCTACAAACCGCAAGGGCGATTTCGTGACTGCCGAGACCTTCGGCGCTACCCTCGAAGCTAACACGACCGCGCGCGACGTCTTTCTCACCTACCAGACCAAGTTGCTGGAGTACGCGTCCTATGGAAATCATGACAGCTTCGGGACCAGCCATTTCGCGAATTTGAAAGACTACGAGAAATTGTCGCCTGCTACCACTCTCTCAATTTCGGACGACCTGTTGGTCGGAAACGCTGCGAGCAATGGCATCCTGGTCAATGGCGCCGCGCCGATCGGCACACAGTTGATGCGGTCGCTTTTCTATCAATCCTCGACCTTGAGCAACAGCCTGGCGATCGATTTGTTCTCGAATTACAACAACTCGTTCAGGTGGACAGCGAATGTCCATCAAAATTTCTTCAGCACCTTGTCTGGGTCTTCTTCGAACAGCAACAGCAGCGGAAATTTCTACAACCAGGGTGGAGCGTTGGCGGGTGAATGGGACCTTCCAGAGAGTTTTGGCGCCGGATTTGGCTACCAATTCGAGGATTTTCGCACGAGTGCTGGCGACCTACCCTCGGCCGATACTAATTGGCCGCAGCTCAGGATGAGATGGGGTGGCGACATGCCACTTTCGTTCCATGCCCAGGTAGGACCGGTCATTACTTACAGCTCATCGGGTTCATTTCTCACAACCAATAACTCGGGTACTCCTGCCACAACTGGCGTGCCTGCTCAAACCAAGGTTGACGTCGGCTACCTCGTGAGCGGCGATTATCGTGGCAGGAGGCTGACGGTGACCGCGTCCGCCGCGCAACAGCCCGGGTTCGGCGCTGGTTTCGCATTCGCGAGCAATGTACAGAGCTATAGTGGGCTGGTCAGTTACAATCTCAGCCGGCGGGCGACGATCTTTGCCAATATTGGTTATTACACGCAAAGCAATTCGGGTGTATCCGAGGATGGTCTCACCTATACAGCCGGTATGACCTACCGGCTCAACCACTATCTTATTCTCAGCGCGAACTACCTCGGCTTTCAGACCAAGGCGAGTGGTCCGGCCGTGTTGGGGACTTTCGTCACCGCGCCGGGAGCGCGAACCACGATCAACTTATTTCAAGTAGGAGTCACTTTTGCTCCACCACCGCTAAAGTGGAGACCCTACTCAAGTAGAGAAGCCAAGTGAACGATGCGAAACCAATCAGTGTCGCGCCCTACCTCGACGTAGTTTACCGACATCGGCTGATTGCCGTCTGCGTCCTTGCGCTAGGATTGGGCACTACGCTGTGTCTCATGGTGATGCTGCCCGACATGTACCGATCGACAGCGGTCCTTGTGGTCGAGCCGGCACAAATATCGTCCGACTACATTGAGGTGGGCAATTCTCCTGCCCGCGCGCAAAACGCTAGTGTGGCGGATGAACTTGAGGCGCTCGCGCACCAGGCATTCAGCCAGACGCGGCTTGAAGAACTAATTCGAAAACTCGGGCTCTACCACGCCCGTCCCCATCAGCCACTCGAAGGCAAGGTCGAGTACATGCGGCGCCATATCGACCTTGTGGTTCCACAGGACGCGATACTGTACGAGGCCGCCCCCCCGCGGAAGGATTCACCGGATGTACTCAAGATTTCGTTTGAATATTCGGATCGAAGCATTGCGCAGCAGGTGACTGAGCAACTGGCCAACGACTACATTGACGAGGGTTACCGGCAGCGGATCCAGCGTGCCGAGGACGCCACGAGTTTTCTCAGTGCTCAGGTGGCCCGCGCCAGCGTCGCGGTAATAGCCAAGAGCAAGCAGGTTCAGGAGCTTCAACGTCGCTATCAAGGCAGCTTGCCGGAAGAACTCGAGCCGAACCTGGCGGAATTGGGACGTCTCCAAAATCAGCTGAGTATTATCAACCAACAACTTACTGCAGAACGTCTTACGCCGATGGCCGGCGGCCAGCCAGTGGCGTTAACTCCCGAGCAGGAACTTCCCAGATTGGAGCTTCAGCTCGCGGCGCTTCGCGCCGAATATAGCGACGAATACCCCGACGTCAGCCAGCTAAAGCAGCAAATCGCAGATCTCAAGCAGCAGATCCGTCAGAAGACGCCGTCAGCTTCTGGCCCTGAGCGAGTTGGCTACGCTGGATCGGCTTTGGCCAGCCTGGAGCGACAAGCCGAAATGATCTCCGCGCAGATAGCGTCACTCAACCAACGGGTCGCTGCTACCTCAGTTCACGGCCAGGAACTCGACGCGCTCAAGCGAGATTATGATGCCTTAGATACCGAATACCACGGCCTGCTGAAAAAACAACTAAGCGCCCAGCTCCGTGAGACCTTGGAGAAGCGCCATAAGGACGAGCGTCTGCGCCTGCTGGAAGGAGCAGATCTGCCCAAGAAACCGATCTGGCCTAACCGAATCGCGATAGGGGTTTTCGGGGTCGTCTTCAGCTTCATAGGCGCACTTGGCTTGCCTTTTGGCCTATACTTCACCGACACATCCTTTAAGGAACCAGCAGAGCTTCAGAGCGAATACGGACTCTCGGTGGTCGCGACGATTCCAGCAATCAAGTTACCTGCCGACCGCCGCGCTACGTTGATTCGCGCTGCTTTCGTATCATGGGCCGGGATGTTGTTAATTGCGGCGGCAATCTGGACCTTCGGAAATATGGTGTTATAAAACGGTGGCGGTCTACGAAGCATACTATCACTGCCGGCGGGAACCCTTCAGCCTGAGCCCTGACCCGAGTTTTCTTTACGCGGCGGAGCCTCATCGCGAAGCGCTCGCTCAGCTTCGTTACCTGGTGCAGGAGCGCAAAGGATTTGCCGTTGTTACGGGCGAAGTCGGAACCGGCAAGACAATGCTGCTCAGGAGCCTGATCGAATCTGTCGGGCCCAAGGTCCAGACCGGCTATGTCTTCAATCCGCCACGCACGATTGCCGCGCTCTATGATTCAATCGGTTACGAGCTCGGAATCACGCTGAACGGCGAAGCGAATCCAGCGGCAATACTTAACCGTCATCTTCTATCTGCATACGAAAACGGCGGAACGGTCGTGATGATTTTTGACGAGGCCCAGTCTCTATCGATTCAATTGCTGGAAGAGATTCGGTTGCTCACTAATATCGAGACCTCCAGCACCAAACTTGCTCAGGTTGTTCTGGCGGGGCAGCCTGAATTCGATGCAATGGTCGATTCGGCGGAGCTACGTGCATTGCGTCAGCGGCTGGTCTTCCGCTACTCGCTGGCAGCGCTTAGTACCGTCGACACCGAGCGATACATCGCCGCGAGGCTCGGCTTCGCAGGTGCCCACCGCTCGCCGTTCACGCTCAAGGCTTGTAATGCAATTCATCGCTACTCCGGCGGGGTTCCGCGTCTTGTCAATGTTATCTGCGACAATGCAATGCTAGCTGGCTATGCTACTGATACCCTGACAATCGACGAAGAACAGATCGCCGAGGTGGCCGCCGATCTCAGGTTAATCAGCGCACCGCATGGAGCATACCACGCAGATCGAGCGCCATATCGAGCGAGCGTCAGTGACATCGCGGATCCACGCGCGCCGCGCCGTCTACTGATCTACGCGTTCGTCCTTGCCTGCGTAACCATAGCGCTGGCGATCGGCGCGATTGCTTTTGGGACCAGAATGATTGCTGACGCTTCGAGTTCCCCGACCCAGATACACGATGTGTCCGAACACAGCGCCCACTCGTTTGGGGAGAACGCCAATAGCGTGATTCAACCCGAGAGTTATTCTACTTCTTCAAGGTAGAGACCGAGGATCTTATGAGCCGAGTTTACGAGGCATTGAAAAAGGCCGAAAGCCAGCGGGCCCGTGCGGAGATCCGCATCGCGGACACTGCTTCGATTGCTGAAGCTCCTGCTATCCCTTCGGCTAATGGAACGACCGTATCTCACCGAAACCCTTTACGCGCCGATTTACTCAGAACTGATGACGCGCAACCGAGACACGAGCAGTTTGCGCTTCTGGAGCCAGCAGTGGCTCCGTCAAGAGATCAGCGTGGCCCGATGCTCGTCGTTGGCCAACCGGAATACGAGGCGACTGCTGAACACTTCCATGTGTTTGGCCGAAGGCTGCAAGACTGGGCCAATAAGCATGACAAAAGGGTCTTCACGATCACTAGCGCGCTGAGCAACGAAGGCAAAAGTTTCGTTTCCCTCAATCTTGCGGCAAGTCTTGCCAGACTCGGCGGCCGGGTTATTTTGGTCGATGCCGATCTACGCGCTTCTTCGCTCCACCACTCGTTCAATCTCGTGGCCATGAAGGGCCTTATCGACTATCTCAACGGCACCGCCGATTTGAGTCTCTGTCTCCACGAGACTCCGATTCCGGGACTGTGGCTGGTTCCCGCCGGTGGTGCGATCAAGGCCCCCGCCGAGGCGGTGGGCAGTCAACGCATGCGCGACTTTCTGAGCGAGGTTCGCGCGATGGTGCCGGCACCCTACGTGATTATCGACACGCCGGCGACCGCCGCGGTGCCGGAACCGCAGATCCTGGCACGACTATCAGATGCGTTGGTGATCGTGGTTGCCGCTAATAGGACGCCACGCGAGCATGTCAAGCAGGCCATCGAGAACGCCGCGGGTTGTACCATTTTTGGTATCGCACTCAATCGCTTCGAGCCTCCTCATTCGACCATTGCTCATTATCCCGACAAGTATCTGTAGTCTGTCCTCGCAAGCACCTGTCTTGCTAGGCGTCTAGTCCTGTTCGCTTTAAACGGTTTAGGCAGCACCGAGCAATTTGAACGTCGCGTGACGCTCGCGATCAGATCCGATGACCCTCTACTACTTGTTGCTCGTGTTCACTCGGTTCCATTCGGACCCGCGAGTCGGCATGTCGTTATTTCACGCGGGTTTTGTGGAAGTCACGCCCATCAAAGTTTTGGGGTTGTTCACGGTCCTTGCCGCATTGATGGCCCAACGGCCCGCGGATGCGGCGCCTCGTCTGAAGAACTCGCTGGGCATGGTCTTCTCTGCATTTGTGATCTTCCAGATTCTTGAACTGCTCGTCTTCAGGCCACCAACACCTTCGAATTCAATCTCGTCGCTCGTATCACTGAGTCTGCTCCTGCTTGCGACGCGCACTCTTGTAAACACCGAAGACCGAATGCGTAAAGCTGTGCGGATAATGATCCTGGCCTACGCGTTCGGCAGTCTATGGCTATATAAGCAACATTTTGTTCAACACATCGCGCGCGTTGAAGGACTGGAACAGGATGCGAATTACGAGGCGCTTATGCTGGTTACCGCCATTCCGTTGGCAGTCTGGATGGCGCTGTATGAAACCGGGTCCTGGTGGAGACGCATCGGGCTGGTCTGCGCGGGACTGATGGCTGGAGGAGTCCTGCTCACTCAATCACGGGCAGGCCTGATAGCGGCTGTAGTGACGGGTGTCGCAGCAGTCGCTGTCTCAAAGCGAAAGATGCTTACCTCTGCCCTGCTCGTCATGACGTTGGCGCTCGGACTTGTTGTTGCTCCCGCTGGAATGACTGATCGATTTCAGAGTATCAAGTTCGAAGGCGCCGCGAGCAATGGCGACGAAGACTCGAGTCGTACTCACTTGGAATTGTGGGAGGCGGGTCTTGCGATGATAGCGTCCAATCCCTTAACAGGGGTGGGACTGGAGCAATTCAAGGAGGTCGCGCCTTACTACAATCGCGAATTGCTTCAAGTCGCCCAACGCCGTTACATCGCTCATAACACCTATATTCAGATCGCTGCCGAAACTGGTCTTCCGGTACTTGTTTTGTTCCTGGCTCTTTCACTAACAGCCATCATGCGATGCCGAGAAGTGGTGGTGCGGGGCACGAATCCGTCGCTGGCGCGCATGGCCTCGGCGATACAGCTCGGGCTTATTGGATATAGCATTGCGGCCGCATCTGTCACAGCCGA
Protein-coding regions in this window:
- a CDS encoding acyl carrier protein; this translates as MNDIEGRLLRCFAAAFPEVAENELTILAPESTEQWDSEAMAVLLALIQEEFGFEIDAPEELEHLQSFSGIYGYVCSRLACGEAQ
- a CDS encoding polysaccharide biosynthesis/export family protein, with the translated sequence MLQRRGGSFTPHNSLAIFVIMVLATSGCFGGTPVQTQVVTRQAESVDSGPYKIGRDDVLDVFVWKDKQLSGRITVDSDGTVTLPLIGQVKAAGLTTKELQTDLTARYARFVHDPKVTVQVFDPASRVFYVLGEVSKPGMYKLMSGETLSQALAAAGGPTEYANLRRIKIVRRKDDAQTEMTVNYSGVRSGDLRADVALERGDTITVP
- a CDS encoding AAA family ATPase codes for the protein MAVYEAYYHCRREPFSLSPDPSFLYAAEPHREALAQLRYLVQERKGFAVVTGEVGTGKTMLLRSLIESVGPKVQTGYVFNPPRTIAALYDSIGYELGITLNGEANPAAILNRHLLSAYENGGTVVMIFDEAQSLSIQLLEEIRLLTNIETSSTKLAQVVLAGQPEFDAMVDSAELRALRQRLVFRYSLAALSTVDTERYIAARLGFAGAHRSPFTLKACNAIHRYSGGVPRLVNVICDNAMLAGYATDTLTIDEEQIAEVAADLRLISAPHGAYHADRAPYRASVSDIADPRAPRRLLIYAFVLACVTIALAIGAIAFGTRMIADASSSPTQIHDVSEHSAHSFGENANSVIQPESYSTSSR
- a CDS encoding CpsD/CapB family tyrosine-protein kinase, with amino-acid sequence MSRVYEALKKAESQRARAEIRIADTASIAEAPAIPSANGTTVSHRNPLRADLLRTDDAQPRHEQFALLEPAVAPSRDQRGPMLVVGQPEYEATAEHFHVFGRRLQDWANKHDKRVFTITSALSNEGKSFVSLNLAASLARLGGRVILVDADLRASSLHHSFNLVAMKGLIDYLNGTADLSLCLHETPIPGLWLVPAGGAIKAPAEAVGSQRMRDFLSEVRAMVPAPYVIIDTPATAAVPEPQILARLSDALVIVVAANRTPREHVKQAIENAAGCTIFGIALNRFEPPHSTIAHYPDKYL
- a CDS encoding O-antigen ligase family protein; the encoded protein is MTLYYLLLVFTRFHSDPRVGMSLFHAGFVEVTPIKVLGLFTVLAALMAQRPADAAPRLKNSLGMVFSAFVIFQILELLVFRPPTPSNSISSLVSLSLLLLATRTLVNTEDRMRKAVRIMILAYAFGSLWLYKQHFVQHIARVEGLEQDANYEALMLVTAIPLAVWMALYETGSWWRRIGLVCAGLMAGGVLLTQSRAGLIAAVVTGVAAVAVSKRKMLTSALLVMTLALGLVVAPAGMTDRFQSIKFEGAASNGDEDSSRTHLELWEAGLAMIASNPLTGVGLEQFKEVAPYYNRELLQVAQRRYIAHNTYIQIAAETGLPVLVLFLALSLTAIMRCREVVVRGTNPSLARMASAIQLGLIGYSIAAASVTA